The genomic interval tgtttataattttataatatgtaGCATTTTATTATATGTGGTTATTTAGGTTTTAAAAAAGTTACAAACCCaggtaaaataattaaatgagtTATATTGGTAGGGATAAAATTAGTAATGAACTATATATACTAAAAATGGAATTCTCTTTATTAatacttataaattaaaaaaattatttcagatAAAGACTTTTATAATCACATATTTTAAGTTAATCATAAACTTAGAAGGATGTCGTATCCAACTTATTGTGTATCTTAAcattattataacattaatgtacgacatcatatttaatttaatagttattttgttaaaaaatttagTATGTTAAGAAAAAGATATTAGATAATACActactataaaattattaaataaaaaaaaaaaaacacacagttaattattatatttattaaaaaatattttaaaataattattgatatttaaattaattcttataaatatatattgtttttaaattaatatctaatcatttaaaaaaattaactacaaattatttgtattataaaattaataaaaaatcaattatttttaatttaaattaattttgattaaaaacACCAGTTTTAAAATTGACATTAGATAGATTTTttcatatcaaaatatttttttataaatttaaacttgaatctaattatttaaattttagtgaAGATTTATAGTAGATTAAATGAATGTAAAGTGAGTTTTAAGGAAGGGGAGGGGGTGTGAAAAGGAAAGTGGGATAGCGTGTTAGAAGGAGTTAGCGGTGGCTGGCAGTAGTAGAATCATATAAATATGATAACGGGTTTCGTTTCTTTGTGTGTTCTGGAATATTGTTACCTTACTTCTCTctgtttctctctctctctctcttaccTCATTTaactattttctttctttctttctttcttctctaAAACCTCAAACTGCAACACACAACACAGCTTTCGTATTCGTAACGTAACTCATCGTTCCTCTCTCTCGTTCCCTATTTCCGCCATCACTGCACCCAATTCCGTTTCTCATCGCCTCAATTTGGGGAAAATAGGGTTTCGCCCCACTCATCGATGCGCCACCGTAGCTAGGGTTTTGCGATGGCGGAATTGGAGGAGGACCGGATGGGGGATTTCAAGCCCTTCTCGGAGGGCTCTTCGTGCTCACGTTCGATCAGCGAAACGGTGAATGGCTCTCACCAATTCACGATAAAGGGGTACTCTCTCGCAAAGGGGATGGGTGCTGGGAAGTACATCATGAGCGACAGTTTTAGCGTTGGTGGTTACGATTGGGCAATTTACTTCTACCCTGATGGGAAGAACCCCGAGGACAATTCCATGTACGTTTCGGTCTTCATAGCTCTCGCTAGCGACGGAACCGATGTTAGGGCTCTGTTCAAGTTGACGCTGGTGGATCAGAGTGAGAAGGGAAACGATAAGGTCCATAGCCATTTCGATAGGCCTCTTGACGGTGGACCGTACACCTTGAAGTATAGAGGCAGCATGTGGTTGGTATCATCAATTCACTCCCCAATTTTGAACTTGGAATAATGGTTGGCTATGGGGAATGGTCATATATAGAAACTTTggggtttagggtttttaatTGAGTGATGTTGGCATGTCGAATGATGAGAGTTTAATAACTTTATAACTTGCTTGTTTTATGTGTGTACTTatcacttttaattttaattatcgtcaactttttacattttaatcTATGGTTATAAAGGCATTTATAGTCTAAAGTGCACTGCTACTACTTTGAAGGAGCCAAATTTCGAGATAGGACAAGATTAATACCTTAATTTGTTTGTGTTCTCAATTTTTGGATCTCGAATCATGTCACTCCATTTGTTTTATGTCATCTTAGTTCCTGAAAGGAGTAAATTGAGGCAGAGTAGTAGTGATTTTACATGAACAAAATGCATGACTATATCAATGGTGCATAGTAATTCCAGGGATTGAGTTACTTACTTTTTACATCTAAATATAGTTTTGTCTGTGATATGATTTTTAAGTTTTTGGACCGTTGGGAGGAAGGTTTTTATCTCTGGTCTTGTTGGTTCCTGCTGTAAACATTTTGATCACATTCTCAGGAGTGGTCCTTACTTGTTGAAGTATAAAGGCAGCTTATGTTACCTTCAATTTGTTCAGCATTCTTTgccttttgttttgtttgttattgTAATCAGTTTAGTTGGGGGTTTAAGGGCTTGAATTTTATGCAATCTATACAAGGTGTTTTTGAGTGAGAATATTGTTTGAAAGGAGCAATGCATTTAAAGTTAGTTAACGTAATTTTAGTTACCTATATTTGactttcttaattattttggtatggTGGATAGAATGTTACTGTGTATGTTTTTTTATGTCTCCTGCAATTAAAACGTTTCTGTGCTCATTCCAGGGGTTACAAGCGTTTCTTCAGAAGAAATTTACTTGAATCTTCAGAGTATCTAAAAGACGATTGCCTTGTCATGCATTGCACTGTTGGTGTTGTCAAAACTCGTTTTGAGGGATCTAAACAAGGTGTTACTGTGCCACAGTCAGACATGGGCCGAAATTTTAAGGACTTGCTGGACTCAGAGGTTGGTTGCGACATAGTTTTCAAGGTTAAAAGCGAAAGCTTCAAAGCTCATAAGTTAATACTTGCGGCCCGATCTCCTGTGTTTAGAGCACAGTTTTTTGGACTTGTTGGGGATCCTAGCTTAGAGGAAGTAGTGGTAGAGGATATTGAGCCTTTTATCTTCAAGGTAGTTTTCAACTTCAATTAATTCCTATTTGTAATATCTGAAGAGTGAAATACATTTCTGATATATGACCCGCAaacttcaattaatttttttgtcgTTAGTTTCAGAGTTTGTTCTATTTGTGTTTGCTTGTATTTGTAAAGTAGTCATATGGAACTTGTTGTATCTTGCCGAAATATTTATTTGTGGTGGAACATAATAAGTTGTTTGATAGACCATGTTTGAGATCGTTGATCGTGTTCTATTAGGAAAAAATGGTTTGCAAAATAAGCTTTGTTTAAGACAATAAGTACAATTTGTAAAGTTTTggttttatgaaaataatttattttattgcatCTGAAATTTTTTGTAGTTTAATATTATTTACGAACTGTTTTTTCCCCTTTAGACTCATAATTGTCTTTTTGTcgtgttaaatgatttttttcgtatccaaaaaaaaataattatctgaATATCACTTTTTGACGAACTTGAACAAAAATGAATTTTGACTATAAtcaattataacaataatttattattgtaataatcAAAATTTTGCAGTTGTCCCAAACACACCCAAGTTGGTAGAATGTTGTATATGAAAAATAGGCTTAGTTTGCATGAGCAGTTTGTGGAGTAATGAAGCTGTTTATGTCaattataatttcattcttttttaaTACTTCAAGGATTgtggttatttttttaatatatcattatATCCCTCGTGCAGCCATAGTCTTCTTCATATTATATGTTTCTTGTCATTTTCTAACTGAAGTTATTATTCTTTCATATTAGTTTGTTGAGGCAAGTTGATTAAATGAAAATctttaatctgttttttttttccaggcAATGCTTCTCTTCATTTATTCTGACAAACTTCCAGACATCTATGAAGTTATGGACTCAATGAATGTCTGCTCATATGCCGTCATGGTGCAGCATCTCTTGGCTGCTGCTGATCTCTATAATCTTGACCGGCTCAAACTGCTTTGTGAATCAAAATTGTGTGAAGAAATCAATACTGACAATGTAGCCACGACACTTGCCCTGGCAGAGCAACACAACTGTCCACAGCTTAAGGCAATCTgtttaaaatttattgccaatccaGCAAATTTGGGAGGTATGCATCATTTTAGAATATCAATGTTAAAATACATGGTTTTTTCAACTTAAGATTCTTTTTGGCAATTAGCATAATATGGATTAAATTCTTGATGTTTATTGACACTTTTcaaattaattacattttacTGTATCTTTGTGAATTGAAGTACATAAGGAAAGATGTTTGAATATGCTATGTGGTCAAATATCATTATGAGCAATGTGTTAGAACTTTATTTGATATCGATGTGTCTATGTTCTGTTTGTGTTTCTTTTCTTGGTTTCAAGATACTATTTGATGGAAACAATCATTGtgctatttttctttttaatttttttctatgcGTTTCTTCTAATTGGATAACAAGAATAGTTACAAGAAAATTAAACACATACACTTAAATATATGGAACTTGCATTGAACTTTGAAGTGTTTGGCATCATCGACATCTTTTTGAGGCTTCTGGTTTGTCCATGTTAATCTCAGGAGTAAGTACACCAAAGTATGTATTTGTTACTGGAAACAGTCTGGGGTTGAGAATAACATGCAACTCTGCAATTTGGAAGAGCAGAGTAGAGCCCCTGTAGGGGACAGTTTAGTGTTGCAGCTGTAGTGGCCGAAATAGACTGTGTGGCTGGAATAATGCTACttcattctttctttttctttctgaaAATGTGTCGCCTGTCCCCTCACTTGCTACTTCTCTCTCTCCCATCTCTTAAAAGGCATCTCTTCTGGGCATCTCTGGTGGTGTGTTTATATTCTGTGGTTGCTGCGAGAAATTCACTAgggtttttttctttctaaagtCAGAGGGGATGTTGGGCCTGACTCCAAATTGGGCCTTTCTATCCAAACAGTCCTATAATTGGGGAAAGGGTTcttttgctgtttttttaattatatgctTTTGTTAACATTACTCTGTAATGTTTAAgattatttaaagaaatatagAAAACCATTAATATGTAATTATGGATTATAGAATAGAGATAAATATGCAACTTAtgataacatatatatatatatatatatatatacatcagGGTTGAGAATAGTGCATTATAGCACTGTTTGTTATTAAACCTAGACTGACCGGTCTGACCAGTTGAATCTTAACCGGACATAACTGGTCTGGTCCTCTATTTAGATTGTATGTACACTTAACCTGCCCGTAATGATGTCATCAACCTGGTCTATAAACCAGGGTTGAACTAGGATTCCAGGTCTTCTTGATGACTTTTACTATGGATGTGTATGATCTCCAACAGTTTTTGTGGATTAAATGTGGTTAATGAGGCTCCAACCATGGTCCTGGAGGGGATTTAGATTTAATAACACCACTGTACCATGACATCTCATTTGTTAACTTCTTTActgtttttttaatcatatattaagatataaaatatatattgaataatATATACTGGTTCATGGTGTTCAACTACTGATCCACCGGAGAAGTCAAGTCCCTCCAATCCAGTGCCTTGTCCAGATCAATGACCAGACCGGTTTTGATAATATTGAGTGTTGTGGTGGAGAAGGGGCCGGACACGGGCCTCCTCAGAAAAGTTTAGAAACAGTGGTACACTACACATACTGCTCGAATACTTACAATTCAGACCCACTGAGTCTCATCTTCTTGTTGTACTTTCTCATGTTTCCATGGTCTATTTAGTcaggaaaaaataaaatagaaagatATAGGGGGTTTTGATAGATACTTTTTATCTGGTATATTTTTAAAGTGGTATTTTGTTGTAATCTCGTTTTAGTAGTTTTATTATCTCGCACATACTTGCTATTCCAGAAACTATTGCAATTGAGCTTCTTGGGATAATAACGAAGGGAAATAAGGATGCTGGTTAGTTATAGGGGAATCACTGAAGCATTGAGAACTTTGCCACGATTTAGTAAGGAATATGATATTTTATCTCTATGGAAACAGCTTCCTTGCATTTGCAAGGGTAAGGCTGCTTGTAGTGACCCtcattagtttttatttttaaaaactgtatttttttttatagtagaCATCATTGACATTTGGATGTGGCTTGTCTTACTTAGAGGGAATATTTTTTAGTGGGTTGTGGGTTATGGTTTGTGCAGTGTCCTTCTAATAATGACGCAAGAGGTTTGTTGCTTTGTTTTGTAGTATATTGCGAATTCCTTCTTTCCCTATTGGTAATATATACAATGACATTAAAGAATATTTATGACTTATCCTATTCCTTATTTTCTGTAAgcttagttttaaattttatttttatttctgttaaTATTTTTAGAAGATTTCTTTCTACGTGCTCCGTGGTTATAAATGGAAATATATGAATGTAAGGGAACAGTAAAAGTAAACCTATGTAGTTACATTACAAAAGAGGATATGATCTTGTGTGTGTCTGTCCTCACCCATATGTGCATGCACATGAAATACAACATTTATAGCAGTACCGTTCATGAAACGTTTCATCCCTTTAAATTCTAAAAGAAATTTCCTTAGCCTTTGATTCTCTCTTGTACTCTGTGGTTTCTGTAAGTAACTGTTTATTTGTTACCCTATTATTTTTGCACCTTTGTTTACATTTAATTTGAATCTGTAACCCCCCTCCCTTATCTGTCTGTCTACTCACACAtggataatattttttgtaCCCTGTCACTTTTTAAAAgaattgtaatttttgttttataatttaaatttaatttgactTAGAAATTGTTTATTCTATGTTGTTaggtgtgtttttttttttttaccttgtaCCTTGTGACTAATCAAATGTccttacatttttttcttctttactaTCTGTTAATTGATGTTAGGATAAAAGGAAATGGTGGTGTGTCCATTATCCagattttgtaattttgtgtaTTGACTAGATTTTAAATACTTGGTTTGTGAAATGAATTGCCATAGTGTGATTCAATTTGTTGTACTTATGAAAATATTCCACCACCCCTGAGCTTTTCATTTTTCGTTTCCAGATGGAGCATTTTCAGAAGGTAATTCCAAATTCTAATGCATAAATCAAGTTTTTTGTACAAATTggtggattttgaaaatctgttagCTCTGAATTTCCAGTGCTTAATTATTCATTGATGGGGCAATTTTGAGTTTTCACTAAAATTTTGAACACCTAGTCGCTGGCTCACTTTATACTCTTCTTGACTTTATTTCCTTACTGTTAATGGCTTCTAGATCCCCTTGAAATTTCAACCTTTGAACACTCAGTGATGTATATGGTTACACCTTGTGCAGCTGTAATGCAGTCGGAAGCTTTTGTGCATTTGAAAGAGAGCTGCCCCGCAATGTTGTTGGAGCTGCTGGAGACATTTGCCTCAGTGGACGATAACTCAAGCCTGACATTGAGCAGAAAGAGAAGTGGCAGTAGCATATATGCTCAAGATTTGGCAGACGGGGCAGCTACTGAATCAGTTAATCCAAATGGCAGGCGAGTAAGGAGGCGAACATAAGCATAGTTTACAATCTGAATCTGCAAACCATTAAAGTGTGATATAGATAACCCTAGTCATGAAACTCCCTGTCAATATAAGTGattcaccattttcaattcAACTGATCCCTGAGATTTTATATGTCAAGTTTTCTGGCCTTCACTCCTTGTCTCATGGGGCTGTTTTCGACAACATTTTCTGTGGTAGTTTGACATTAGAACAGTTCTAATGTAGGGTATATCGTGCTTGATGActttaataaaaagtaaatagcTGATATATTTGTTTATGCCTTGGAAGAAAACATTTCCTTTATAAGCGGAAGAATAGATGAATGACAAAAGTTGTTTCTCTTGGAATGCCAGGATTTGGAGTGAAGGTTCCGTTCCAGACTTGAATCACCGGGTTTATGTTTATGTCTGCTCGGTCTATGATTCAATCTGGTAGGTCTTTCATGCCATCATTCACATCCTCTTCTCACAAACaatcaaaaataattataaaatgataCACGAAACCAATGTGATTAGacttttctatttaattattaatcatAGTAATTTTAAACTACAACTATTCCTTGGTCCCTCCCTGCACCACTAGCATTGCCTTCAGTAATTAACGCAATTTGCACCTAACATTTATCAGTAAAGTGCATGCATTCTGCACTCCCATTGTTTGAAAGTGCATGGTGAAAAGACAAAAGTGTCCTTGTTTCAGACAATAATATACTAATAATTCAAACGAATAATATGCGGGGGAATGAGATGTCAGTTTCACTATCTATCCTTATATTTTAagtaaaatcatttttatatctATACATTCCATCTCATCTCCGTTGAGAACAGGTATGCCTgtttcaaatattaattttgaacttaatttttcttaaaacaaaaaaattacaataaaaaaatataatattattaagtttTCAACgtcaaaaaatacattttttttctccaatatcaaaataaaataaaattataataatttaaacattaaataagagtataaaaataacaattaagtaATCAAATAATTAATACCATCAAATATATAACCGAGTAACAAGTTAAGAAACTaagaacaaagaaaaaataatataatttttttagattacttaataaattcaaaatattttaataatttaaaacaatttttttagattacttaataaattcaaaatattttaataatttaaaacattgaCGGAGATAGAGATAAGTATTGTGACATATATGAGTCAGCGACGGAAATGAAGTAAATGTGCAAATActtatcatatttttatatttaatttaaaaaaatcaattattattcatattcatagttatgtttaaaaaaaaatctgtcaGGACAAATTCAAATAATATCCATAAAAGCGATTTTATTTGTTATTcgtaattatattatttgattttagTTGGTGTACCCTCTAACAATTATATTTACGTCTAAGAACTACGatttgataatatatttttttataggaaAAGTAGGTAAGTGtagttttttctttaaatagtaactaaaaataatttgttgactaaatttatatttacataaataaatcaatataggacattgataatttaaaaatacataagaaataaaaattacaattgaTCCATTTACTGAATTTAAATTTCGATCTAATCAAATAAATGAgtttagtattttaaatttttttatctgtttttttctaatttgattGGACTGGATATACTCATGACATTCCAAGTTTTTTACATCAAAActattaaattagaaaatacTAAGAGATATTAAACAAATGcttctatttaatattttatttatgaaaatattgaaTTACTCATTATTGGGTAACATGCTTTGTCATTTTCACATTGTCACACTATACACTAAAAACCTGTGTGAAAGTGAAGTTAAATAATGTCTCTCTATCAATTGGCTACtttataataaaagttaaatatatgACCTTCACAAGTCAACACACAACcgaatcttatttttttaataaaacctACCGTGGaccaaatttaatttaatgcatTGTTTTTTTCTACACATTTAAAGCAATATATAATGATTTCACATTAAAGGggaaaatcatattaatttttgtttttagtacaataataataataaaattaatctttATATAACAATTATAATAATGATCTCACAAAAAAATTTCTTTCTCATTTATCTCTATTGTTCCTAGTACATGAGGATGACCCTTTGTTTATATGTAAAAAAGTAAttcaaaaaacatttaaaataaagttttaaaaagaaaaacaaacaaatataaatacataaaatgtATCATAGTCAAAATTATATGTCAATGACACGAAAAGAAAGTTATATCGTCCTCATCAATGAGATCAATGAGTTTATTTGGCTCATGAACTTTATAACTTCTTTGTTAATAAGGTGACTATACAAGTTCATATATTTTTCCCTACATTTTTTCatcctaaaatattttataaagataTAAAATTTTGTAGAACTTTTTATAaacttctaaaatattttctattaatttttctaaaatttacaaatcaatttatacttattgttttcttcttcaaattcttttggccattattttttaaacaaaatttgatcaaaTCTCATTCATCTCAAGTGTTATTTAATACATGAAGGGTGACCCATTTTTTagttgaaaaattattttagaaatatataaataagagtTTAAGAAAATCTAAACAAACAAATACAATTATATGGCCTCTTTCATTACTCAAATCCTATGACAGTTATGTAACGAAAAAGTTACGATTAATAATTGATTAAGTTTATGAACTTTCATAACTTTTAAGTACAAACAAATTGTGGAAGGTGATGTTGAATAAAAGaaacaatactttttttttctcgtaTAATCACTAAATTGCCTATAAAGAAAACATAATACAATAACATAATAATGATTTAACTTTAAAACTTGGATTATGTCCAATTTTTctttaagaattttttaaagaatttcaTTAATCAATCACTAACTATAAAGAATTTCATTAATCAATCACTAACTATAAAGAATTCCATTAATCAATCACTAATTATAAGTAAATCAATCAGGtagttaataaatatttttagaattaaaaatttatgttcAGCACGTTCATATTTACAGTGATATCATGAAAAGATAACACCTCCTCCTCACCACACGATCAACACACTCACCACTCCAATGATTGTCAACACAAACATCCAACGCTTCTAGCTGCTCCTCATTTCACGCCTTCTGTAACATTTGTCCGTGACTCTATATAGCTGGATGGACGGTTCAGAATCACTTGCCCATCACGTTATCCTTGGCCCACCCACACTCAATTATCGCCTTTTATCCCAACCTCGGAACCCAATCGTACGATGGCTTCACAGCCACACGATCATGGCCCATCATTCAACTGGGCTCAATAATCTGTTAATGGGCACGATGTTTTGTAGTAGAGGTGGCTCGATAACACCCACGTGTCGAAATTTTTCGAAGGTGTGAGATGTGTTAGTGCCACAAAAAATTGAGTGGCAAAGATGTGAATGATGATTAGGGCAACGTGGCTTCATGCGTTTGAAATGGGCCGGGCCCAAAGCGATCCAATTGTTGCTTTCATTCCGTCAATTAAAAGCCCTGCGGCTTTACATGGTGTTATGTATATGTATTTGCTTTTTCAGTTGaaagttttaaatttgattttgtattattatttaaaacattattCCATTAATTTCTCTTAGATTTAATATCAcgtaatttattttaacaataaaat from Phaseolus vulgaris cultivar G19833 chromosome 1, P. vulgaris v2.0, whole genome shotgun sequence carries:
- the LOC137815015 gene encoding BTB/POZ and MATH domain-containing protein 3 isoform X1, giving the protein MAELEEDRMGDFKPFSEGSSCSRSISETVNGSHQFTIKGYSLAKGMGAGKYIMSDSFSVGGYDWAIYFYPDGKNPEDNSMYVSVFIALASDGTDVRALFKLTLVDQSEKGNDKVHSHFDRPLDGGPYTLKYRGSMWGYKRFFRRNLLESSEYLKDDCLVMHCTVGVVKTRFEGSKQGVTVPQSDMGRNFKDLLDSEVGCDIVFKVKSESFKAHKLILAARSPVFRAQFFGLVGDPSLEEVVVEDIEPFIFKAMLLFIYSDKLPDIYEVMDSMNVCSYAVMVQHLLAAADLYNLDRLKLLCESKLCEEINTDNVATTLALAEQHNCPQLKAICLKFIANPANLGDGAFSEAVMQSEAFVHLKESCPAMLLELLETFASVDDNSSLTLSRKRSGSSIYAQDLADGAATESVNPNGRRVRRRT
- the LOC137815015 gene encoding BTB/POZ and MATH domain-containing protein 3 isoform X2, with product MAELEEDRMGDFKPFSEGSSCSRSISETVNGSHQFTIKGYSLAKGMGAGKYIMSDSFSVGGYDWAIYFYPDGKNPEDNSMYVSVFIALASDGTDVRALFKLTLVDQSEKGNDKVHSHFDRPLDGGPYTLKYRGSMWGYKRFFRRNLLESSEYLKDDCLVMHCTVGVVKTRFEGSKQGVTVPQSDMGRNFKDLLDSEVGCDIVFKVKSESFKAHKLILAARSPVFRAQFFGLVGDPSLEEVVVEDIEPFIFKAMLLFIYSDKLPDIYEVMDSMNVCSYAVMVQHLLAAADLYNLDRLKLLCESKLCEEINTDNVATTLALAEQHNCPQLKAICLKFIANPANLGAVMQSEAFVHLKESCPAMLLELLETFASVDDNSSLTLSRKRSGSSIYAQDLADGAATESVNPNGRRVRRRT